The Bacillus carboniphilus genome contains a region encoding:
- a CDS encoding CAP domain-containing protein codes for MLRKLFSITITMGAIVAIVGCNNTDNTTGNQMNETDNMSSEVQEMSHGKVTFDQNSFSTSIPSDKIPNSKIIGKGIYKFYYNQQGGGEKAAPTPKEAPSQPEGETGDQETETPNTDTNEETATLSDEVQQVIDLTNEERRKNGLSDLKADQELSAVAKAKSDDMQANNYFSHTSPNHGTPFEMMRSYGIDFNTAGENIAQGQPTAADVVEDWMNSEGHRKNILNGDYTHIGVGYNSNGHYWTQMFVGR; via the coding sequence TTGTTAAGGAAACTTTTCTCAATCACCATAACAATGGGAGCGATCGTTGCTATTGTAGGATGTAATAATACAGACAATACGACAGGAAATCAAATGAATGAAACTGATAATATGTCGTCTGAAGTTCAAGAAATGAGTCACGGAAAAGTGACGTTTGATCAAAATTCATTTAGTACGTCCATACCTAGCGATAAGATCCCTAATAGTAAAATTATTGGTAAGGGGATTTATAAGTTTTATTACAACCAACAGGGTGGGGGGGAGAAAGCAGCACCAACACCAAAAGAAGCACCAAGTCAGCCTGAAGGAGAGACTGGTGATCAAGAAACTGAAACACCAAATACGGATACGAATGAAGAGACAGCTACATTATCAGATGAAGTTCAACAAGTCATTGATTTAACAAACGAAGAAAGAAGAAAAAATGGTCTATCTGATCTTAAAGCGGATCAAGAATTAAGTGCTGTGGCAAAAGCAAAGTCAGATGATATGCAAGCTAACAATTATTTCTCTCATACGAGTCCTAATCATGGAACACCATTCGAGATGATGAGAAGTTATGGCATTGATTTTAATACGGCAGGTGAAAACATCGCTCAAGGGCAACCAACGGCAGCTGACGTAGTGGAAGATTGGATGAATAGTGAAGGACATCGTAAAAACATTCTTAATGGAGACTATACCCATATTGGAGTGGGATATAACTCTAATGGTCACTACTGGACGCAAATGTTTGTAGGAAGATAA
- a CDS encoding iron-containing alcohol dehydrogenase family protein, with amino-acid sequence MTVTNIPIPAVLEIKRDIIYELENILLKHHFSSALILFDQFCFDHYKNKIEHSFQSISLNTLLLNDELSIDDLIKLTFSLNTYDVILSMGGGTIIDYGKYMAFSRRTPFMSVPTSASNDGFASGNCSLKVGGKKTTVPAKVPYGIIADLGIIQTAPERFILAGIGDLMSNITALYDWEFEEIHGVSTVNAFSAMLSKKAVNSFIRTPMTDIKNPILLKELVSSLTMGGVSTVISGNSAPISGSEHLISHALDKISVAPQMHGIQVGIATYIIANVQEHRAERMNKVFSRTGFFEYVKTLKLNQKEYKTAIEMAPSIKPNRYTYLHEEKYQKKAIDFLQTDPILEEIFNW; translated from the coding sequence ATGACTGTGACAAATATTCCTATTCCCGCAGTTTTAGAAATTAAACGGGATATTATTTATGAATTAGAAAACATTTTATTGAAGCATCATTTCTCTAGCGCTTTAATTTTGTTCGACCAATTTTGCTTTGACCATTATAAAAATAAAATTGAACACTCTTTTCAGTCGATTTCTTTAAATACTCTTTTGTTAAATGATGAGTTAAGTATAGATGATTTAATTAAATTGACTTTTTCATTAAATACATACGATGTCATTCTATCTATGGGTGGCGGAACGATTATTGATTATGGTAAATATATGGCGTTTTCAAGAAGAACCCCGTTTATGAGTGTTCCCACTTCGGCTTCTAATGATGGTTTTGCTAGTGGAAACTGCTCTTTAAAAGTAGGAGGGAAGAAAACAACAGTTCCTGCGAAAGTTCCTTATGGCATTATTGCTGATTTGGGAATTATTCAAACTGCTCCTGAAAGGTTTATTTTAGCAGGAATCGGTGATTTAATGTCGAACATAACTGCTTTATATGATTGGGAGTTTGAAGAGATACACGGAGTAAGTACAGTCAACGCTTTTTCAGCGATGCTTAGTAAAAAAGCCGTAAACAGCTTTATTCGTACACCCATGACTGATATAAAAAACCCTATATTATTAAAAGAGCTTGTTAGTTCTTTAACGATGGGCGGTGTTTCAACGGTGATAAGTGGGAATAGTGCTCCTATTAGTGGTTCAGAACATTTAATCTCGCATGCGCTAGATAAAATATCAGTTGCTCCACAAATGCATGGAATTCAAGTAGGTATCGCAACATACATAATTGCAAATGTTCAAGAACATAGGGCAGAACGAATGAATAAAGTTTTTTCAAGAACTGGCTTTTTTGAATACGTAAAAACATTAAAACTAAATCAAAAAGAATACAAAACAGCCATTGAAATGGCTCCATCGATTAAACCAAATCGCTATACATACTTACATGAAGAAAAGTATCAAAAAAAAGCTATCGATTTCCTCCAAACTGATCCTATATTAGAGGAAATTTTTAATTGGTAA
- a CDS encoding MtnX-like HAD-IB family phosphatase → MKKWAFVSDFDGTISKKDFYWVVIEKYFPEGKELFHEWKDGKLQDIDFLTTVFRSIGQEEEQIIEDILQIPIDEKVPAFVREVQKHGGDFYILSAGTDYYIHHILKKYNLENVKVFSNEGYYDAKNIHMKIDKNHEFYSPRYGIDKSKVISMLKKDYQQVFFAGDSEPDSHPAKVADVTFAKDALQTILQEQEVNYVPVSSFENIQDHLQKQGWLSV, encoded by the coding sequence ATGAAAAAATGGGCTTTTGTTTCGGACTTTGATGGAACAATTTCAAAAAAAGATTTTTATTGGGTTGTTATTGAAAAATATTTTCCTGAAGGTAAAGAACTTTTTCACGAGTGGAAGGATGGAAAATTGCAAGATATCGACTTTTTAACAACTGTTTTTCGTTCGATTGGTCAAGAAGAAGAACAAATTATTGAGGACATTTTGCAAATACCTATAGATGAAAAGGTTCCAGCTTTTGTTCGTGAGGTGCAAAAACATGGTGGAGACTTTTATATTTTAAGTGCGGGTACGGACTATTATATTCACCATATATTAAAGAAATACAATCTTGAAAATGTGAAAGTATTTTCAAATGAAGGGTACTATGATGCTAAAAATATTCATATGAAGATTGATAAAAACCATGAATTTTACTCTCCTCGATACGGGATTGATAAATCTAAAGTCATCTCAATGCTGAAAAAAGACTATCAACAAGTGTTTTTTGCGGGTGATAGTGAACCGGATTCTCATCCCGCAAAAGTAGCTGATGTCACTTTTGCGAAAGATGCGCTACAAACTATTTTACAAGAACAGGAAGTTAACTATGTCCCTGTCAGTTCATTTGAAAATATCCAAGACCACTTGCAGAAACAAGGGTGGTTATCCGTATGA